From the genome of Streptomyces sp. NBC_00659, one region includes:
- a CDS encoding ABC transporter substrate-binding protein has protein sequence MTGFTFKRLGVSTLALATATVSLAACGSSTNSAGGASSTTLTIGYDSDPAPQGYDPLLYGGGQRLFYESVYQSLFAEGADGQPVPELVSTFSYNKAKTRMTLKLKSGVTFTDGSKLTAQLVKANLDRRSNSKLQAYSGFAKGGSTEIKDVEAPSADTVVLTFPAAQGSFQTNLMGVPGAIVGAKAISDPSLLNQGPDGSGPYKMNAAVKGSSYTMSRRPGTNAGTYPFRTIAYKPYLDKNARLNAQISGQTDVSLIDTSTEQTAASNGVSLAKNGGTMLDLLVFDKTGVTSKPFADKDVRRALSYAIDRDAFVKTVAKGAEPTANAFPKSSPGYDPALNTQYAYDVAKAKQTLSQAGYPNGFSFTITASPTIQAALEFLQNQFKAIGVTMKIDVTTSTGQLFAAVNTQPLGFIPLTMSNEIGVTAGVLVGGFANPHKTQNPVIGAALGAASNASGPDHPAALKKLNGALIDEGWLIPVAEQYAYAGYNAKVLKTPTYPGTDGYPLLSSFKPVA, from the coding sequence ATGACCGGCTTCACCTTCAAGCGTCTGGGAGTCAGCACGCTGGCTCTGGCGACAGCCACCGTCTCTCTGGCGGCGTGCGGCTCCTCGACGAACAGCGCTGGTGGTGCCTCGAGCACCACACTCACCATCGGCTACGACTCCGACCCGGCACCGCAGGGTTACGACCCGCTGCTCTACGGCGGTGGCCAGCGACTCTTCTACGAGTCGGTCTACCAGTCGCTCTTCGCGGAGGGCGCCGACGGTCAGCCCGTCCCCGAGCTCGTCTCGACCTTCAGCTACAACAAGGCCAAGACCCGGATGACGCTGAAGCTGAAGTCCGGTGTCACCTTCACCGACGGCTCCAAGCTCACCGCTCAGCTCGTCAAGGCGAACCTCGACCGTCGCAGCAACTCCAAGCTGCAGGCCTACTCCGGCTTCGCCAAGGGCGGCTCGACCGAGATCAAGGACGTCGAGGCCCCGAGCGCGGACACCGTCGTGCTCACCTTCCCCGCTGCGCAGGGGTCGTTCCAGACGAACCTCATGGGCGTCCCCGGGGCGATCGTCGGAGCGAAGGCGATCAGTGACCCGAGCCTGCTCAACCAGGGCCCGGACGGCTCGGGCCCGTACAAGATGAACGCCGCAGTCAAGGGCAGCAGCTACACGATGAGCCGCCGGCCCGGCACGAACGCGGGCACCTACCCGTTCCGGACGATCGCCTACAAGCCGTACCTGGACAAGAACGCTCGTCTGAACGCGCAGATCTCCGGGCAGACGGACGTGTCGCTCATCGACACGTCCACCGAGCAGACGGCGGCGTCCAACGGCGTCTCGCTGGCCAAGAACGGCGGCACGATGCTGGACCTGCTGGTCTTCGACAAGACCGGGGTCACCTCGAAGCCGTTCGCCGACAAGGACGTCCGCCGGGCACTGAGCTACGCGATCGACCGGGACGCCTTCGTCAAGACCGTGGCCAAGGGCGCCGAGCCGACAGCCAACGCCTTCCCCAAGTCCTCGCCCGGCTACGACCCCGCGCTGAACACCCAATACGCCTACGACGTCGCCAAGGCGAAGCAGACACTGAGCCAGGCCGGCTACCCGAACGGGTTCTCGTTCACCATCACCGCCAGCCCGACCATTCAGGCCGCGCTGGAGTTCCTGCAGAACCAGTTCAAGGCGATCGGCGTCACCATGAAGATCGACGTCACCACCTCGACCGGCCAGCTCTTCGCCGCGGTCAACACCCAGCCGCTCGGCTTCATCCCGCTGACGATGAGCAACGAGATCGGCGTCACCGCGGGGGTTCTCGTGGGCGGCTTCGCCAACCCGCACAAGACGCAGAACCCGGTGATCGGGGCCGCGCTCGGGGCGGCGTCGAACGCCTCCGGCCCGGACCACCCCGCCGCGCTGAAGAAGCTGAACGGCGCGCTGATCGACGAGGGCTGGCTGATCCCGGTCGCCGAGCAGTACGCGTACGCCGGCTACAACGCCAAGGTGCTCAAGACGCCGACCTATCCCGGCACCGACGGCTACCCGCTGCTGAGCTCTTTCAAGCCGGTCGCCTGA
- a CDS encoding alpha/beta hydrolase, which translates to MRRFDDVEYAVVPGFRPLELDLYLPDAVSAAGTVEVPVIVHVHGGGWRRGSRRHPLPRLGEDFYPAMVRAGFAVAAIDYRLSGEATYPAAADDVRAAVEAVAEVMAPHGVRAGQVFLWGDSAGAHLALLAALTGSAVAGAVAWFPVTDLTAMPDPVDPGTREALFLGAPAAEVPDLAREASPIHHVRADAPPVLVMHGDSDTMVPTAQSVDFTTAQTAAGGSAQLVLVPGASHFWDGAEDVPALQQESLVFLQKLVTP; encoded by the coding sequence ATGAGGCGGTTCGACGACGTCGAGTACGCCGTGGTCCCGGGCTTCCGCCCGCTGGAGCTCGACCTGTACCTGCCCGACGCGGTGTCCGCGGCGGGCACGGTCGAGGTGCCGGTCATCGTCCACGTACACGGCGGTGGATGGCGACGCGGTTCGCGTCGGCACCCGCTGCCGCGCCTGGGTGAGGACTTCTACCCCGCGATGGTGCGGGCGGGCTTCGCGGTGGCGGCGATCGACTACCGGCTCAGTGGCGAGGCGACCTACCCGGCCGCGGCCGACGACGTCCGCGCCGCGGTCGAGGCCGTGGCCGAGGTCATGGCGCCCCACGGGGTCCGCGCGGGGCAGGTGTTCCTCTGGGGCGACTCCGCCGGTGCGCACCTCGCCCTGCTGGCCGCACTCACCGGCTCCGCCGTGGCCGGAGCGGTCGCGTGGTTCCCGGTCACCGACCTCACCGCCATGCCCGACCCCGTCGATCCCGGGACGCGCGAGGCACTCTTCCTGGGAGCGCCTGCCGCGGAGGTCCCGGACCTGGCCCGCGAGGCCAGCCCGATCCACCACGTGCGTGCCGACGCGCCGCCCGTGCTGGTCATGCACGGCGACAGCGACACGATGGTGCCGACCGCGCAGAGCGTCGACTTCACCACGGCCCAGACCGCGGCGGGAGGGTCCGCGCAATTGGTGCTCGTGCCCGGCGCGAGCCACTTCTGGGACGGCGCCGAGGACGTGCCCGCCCTGCAACAGGAGTCGCTCGTCTTCCTGCAGAAGCTCGTCACTCCATGA
- a CDS encoding amidohydrolase family protein, whose translation MSDQRILFVNGNVFDGSGAPAVRADVVVRGETIEAVVVGGGVQAQPGDQVVDCTGRTVMPGMIESHCHLTFPSAVGHIDTSFNPPLDVSFFHHMPTPDEHLEIAKRNARILLDQGFTSAYSAGSLTPVPTEVILRDQIKAGAAVGPRMRAASFERDNNPVQMGPDGPREQKTGPDAVRAFIREQAAIGFDSVKLLMSNDDVFFEGGSMVTQYSAEEAQAAGQQARESGVWLNCHAQNPESIKRAVAGGFRSIYHCSYADQEAIELLEEAKDSVFLSPAVGIMWANVHEGEEFGIDTATARKMGSVKALDAMTKLYPELRRRGLRVLPGGDYGFPNNPIGRNARDLELFVKLFGYSPLEALKAATFHGGQVLDLPVGLLAPEYLADILVVDGDPTKDVTVLQDADNLVAIVQGGRFHKGAEQLTRGVAA comes from the coding sequence ATGTCCGATCAGCGCATCCTCTTCGTCAATGGCAACGTCTTCGACGGCTCGGGCGCCCCGGCCGTCCGCGCCGACGTGGTCGTCCGCGGCGAGACGATCGAGGCGGTGGTCGTCGGCGGTGGCGTACAGGCGCAACCGGGCGACCAGGTCGTCGACTGCACCGGCAGGACGGTCATGCCCGGCATGATCGAGTCGCACTGCCATCTGACCTTCCCCTCGGCCGTCGGTCACATAGACACCTCCTTCAACCCGCCGCTGGACGTCAGCTTCTTCCATCACATGCCGACGCCGGACGAGCACCTCGAGATCGCGAAGCGCAACGCGCGCATCCTGCTCGACCAGGGCTTCACCAGCGCCTACTCGGCCGGCTCGCTGACCCCCGTGCCGACCGAGGTGATCCTCCGCGATCAGATCAAGGCCGGCGCCGCGGTGGGACCGCGGATGCGTGCCGCGTCGTTCGAGCGCGACAACAACCCGGTGCAGATGGGCCCCGACGGCCCGCGCGAACAGAAGACGGGGCCGGACGCGGTGCGCGCGTTCATACGTGAGCAGGCCGCGATCGGCTTCGACAGCGTCAAGCTGCTGATGAGCAACGACGACGTCTTCTTCGAGGGCGGGTCGATGGTGACGCAGTACAGCGCCGAGGAGGCACAGGCCGCCGGTCAGCAGGCGCGCGAGTCCGGTGTCTGGCTCAACTGCCATGCCCAGAACCCCGAGTCGATCAAGCGGGCGGTCGCCGGCGGCTTCCGCTCGATCTACCACTGCTCCTACGCCGACCAGGAGGCGATCGAGCTCCTCGAAGAGGCGAAGGACTCGGTCTTCCTCTCGCCTGCTGTCGGCATCATGTGGGCCAACGTCCACGAAGGCGAGGAGTTCGGCATCGACACCGCGACGGCCCGGAAGATGGGCTCGGTGAAGGCGCTCGACGCTATGACGAAGCTCTACCCCGAGCTCCGCAGGCGCGGCCTGCGCGTGCTGCCGGGCGGAGACTACGGCTTCCCCAACAACCCGATCGGCCGCAACGCCCGCGACCTCGAACTCTTCGTCAAGCTCTTCGGATACAGCCCGCTCGAGGCACTCAAGGCGGCCACCTTCCACGGAGGTCAGGTCCTCGACCTCCCGGTCGGCCTCCTGGCGCCGGAATACCTGGCCGACATCCTCGTCGTGGACGGAGACCCGACGAAGGACGTGACCGTGCTGCAGGACGCCGACAACCTCGTCGCCATCGTGCAGGGCGGCCGGTTCCACAAGGGCGCCGAGCAGCTCACGCGCGGTGTGGCGGCATGA
- a CDS encoding glycoside hydrolase family 43 protein, which translates to MTRPLIPGFNPDPSVVRVGDDYYLVTSSFEYLPGLPVYHSTDLRDWRQIGHVATRPEQVELERIPTPGGVWAPTLRHRDGLFYLIVTVFLGGRGCVVFTATDPAGPWSDGVSIPAVDGIDPDLAWDDDGTAIVTFARHPDPIQQVRVDLTTGRAIDTPRPVWAGSGGYSPEGPHLYRRGAWWYLVVAEGGTDRGHAVTVARAPTPDGPFESCPGNPVLTAAGTGRPEQNLGHADLVETDAGTALVCLGVRPVGLAQSFSPLGRETFLADVDWTDDWPGARLTELPPVPDEEVTYDLGAPDALTDPVWIAVRQLPTAVATPTPDGLLIRRSPGHTGLDGPRPAFVGRRQRHLGAVVSAVLDVREGRGGLAFRNAEDNLVALEARVTGTGVEVEARVVVAGFDRTWHATLPCGDVELTIAMAPPPADFAAGAVGGDRIRLTARVGDDDVTLAELDGRHWCFETAKAFTGRVVGPFATEGAVRVRRLRYSGRS; encoded by the coding sequence ATGACCCGTCCGCTGATCCCGGGATTCAACCCGGACCCCAGCGTGGTGCGGGTCGGCGACGACTACTACCTCGTCACCTCGTCGTTCGAATACCTGCCGGGCCTGCCGGTCTACCACAGCACCGATCTACGGGACTGGCGTCAGATCGGGCACGTGGCGACCAGACCTGAGCAGGTCGAGCTCGAGCGGATTCCGACGCCCGGCGGAGTCTGGGCCCCGACACTGCGCCACCGCGACGGCCTCTTCTACCTCATCGTCACCGTCTTCCTCGGCGGCCGGGGCTGCGTCGTCTTCACGGCGACCGATCCGGCCGGCCCGTGGAGCGACGGCGTGAGCATCCCCGCCGTCGACGGGATCGACCCCGATCTCGCCTGGGACGACGACGGCACCGCGATCGTCACGTTCGCCCGCCATCCCGACCCGATCCAGCAGGTCCGCGTCGACCTGACGACCGGCCGGGCCATCGACACGCCCCGTCCGGTCTGGGCCGGCAGCGGCGGCTATTCCCCCGAGGGCCCGCACCTCTACCGCCGTGGCGCCTGGTGGTACCTGGTGGTGGCCGAAGGAGGCACGGACCGCGGCCACGCCGTCACCGTGGCCCGCGCTCCCACGCCCGACGGACCGTTCGAGAGCTGCCCGGGCAATCCGGTCCTCACCGCCGCCGGTACCGGCCGGCCGGAGCAGAACCTCGGCCACGCCGACCTGGTCGAGACCGACGCGGGGACGGCGCTCGTCTGCCTCGGGGTCCGGCCGGTGGGGCTGGCGCAGTCGTTCTCGCCCCTCGGCCGCGAGACCTTCCTGGCCGACGTCGACTGGACCGACGACTGGCCGGGCGCGCGGCTGACCGAGCTGCCGCCGGTGCCGGACGAGGAGGTCACCTACGACCTCGGCGCGCCGGACGCGCTGACCGACCCGGTCTGGATCGCCGTACGCCAGTTGCCGACCGCGGTCGCCACTCCCACGCCCGACGGTCTCCTCATCCGCCGCAGTCCCGGTCACACTGGGCTGGACGGCCCACGACCGGCCTTCGTCGGGCGTCGGCAGCGGCACCTGGGCGCCGTGGTGAGCGCTGTCCTCGACGTTCGGGAGGGCCGCGGGGGCCTCGCGTTCCGCAACGCGGAGGACAACCTGGTGGCGCTGGAAGCCCGCGTCACCGGAACCGGGGTCGAGGTCGAGGCGCGGGTGGTGGTGGCGGGGTTCGACCGGACCTGGCACGCCACCCTGCCGTGCGGAGACGTCGAGCTCACCATCGCCATGGCGCCGCCCCCGGCCGACTTCGCCGCCGGTGCGGTCGGGGGCGACCGGATCCGGTTGACGGCCCGGGTGGGCGACGACGACGTGACGCTTGCCGAACTGGACGGCCGGCACTGGTGCTTCGAGACCGCCAAGGCGTTCACGGGCCGGGTCGTCGGGCCGTTCGCGACCGAGGGCGCGGTCCGGGTCCGCCGGCTCCGGTACTCGGGCCGGTCCTGA
- a CDS encoding IclR family transcriptional regulator, producing the protein MSETAAAPAPRRGKRPPQGEPVIDRALSLLEAFDATRRHLTLRELSGLSNIPVSTTLRLANRLLAWGALERDEAGRYSIGLRLLEVASLAPRGHGLRQTALPFMSDLGAVTHQHVQLAVRDGLEATLVERLSAHRAVHVRYRVGGKMPLHATGMGLALLAFAPAEVQDELLARPLHSEPDKALIPASVIRRTLAEVRRERVAIFRRTELETLVAVAAPIFDERDEAVAAIGVLLPEREAQPRRLTYAVRIAAQSISRALGAPSAALPTAALRT; encoded by the coding sequence GTGAGCGAGACGGCTGCCGCCCCGGCCCCACGCCGGGGCAAGCGCCCACCGCAGGGAGAACCCGTCATCGACCGGGCGCTGTCGCTGCTCGAGGCGTTCGACGCGACACGGCGGCATCTGACGTTGCGCGAGCTGAGCGGGCTCAGCAACATTCCGGTCAGCACGACGCTGCGGCTGGCCAACCGGCTGCTCGCCTGGGGTGCTCTCGAGCGGGACGAAGCCGGCCGGTACTCGATCGGCCTGCGGCTGCTGGAGGTCGCCTCACTCGCCCCGCGCGGTCACGGTCTGCGCCAGACGGCTCTGCCCTTCATGAGCGACCTGGGAGCGGTCACGCACCAGCACGTGCAACTCGCGGTCCGCGACGGTCTTGAGGCGACGCTGGTCGAGCGTCTCTCGGCGCACCGGGCGGTCCACGTGCGGTACCGGGTCGGCGGCAAGATGCCGCTGCACGCGACCGGCATGGGGCTGGCGCTCCTCGCCTTCGCACCGGCCGAGGTGCAGGACGAACTGCTCGCGCGGCCGCTGCACAGCGAGCCGGACAAGGCGCTGATTCCGGCCTCGGTGATACGGCGCACGCTCGCCGAGGTGCGCAGGGAGCGGGTGGCCATCTTCCGTCGTACCGAGCTGGAGACGCTGGTGGCGGTGGCGGCGCCGATCTTCGACGAGCGCGACGAGGCGGTCGCCGCGATCGGCGTGCTGCTCCCCGAACGCGAGGCGCAGCCACGCCGGCTCACCTACGCGGTGCGGATCGCCGCGCAGAGCATCTCGCGCGCCCTCGGCGCCCCCAGCGCGGCCTTGCCGACGGCGGCGCTCAGGACGTGA
- a CDS encoding alpha/beta hydrolase, which yields MPIHPETLQRFAHIEGVPSMQAFFEDPQYAERRVAFESWPDYEVPDVPVRATQAPGPHGPVPVRVYGERPGATGRPALVWMHGGAFMMGDLDMPEADWTSREVARRADAVVVSVDYRLCQNGVHYPVPHDDVVAAVRWVRENAAELGVDPAWISVGGASAGANLAAGAALKLRDEDRRPPAHLIFAYGVAHAVLPPLGPELAGLMSHVPKVLHFPPEMHGFFNHNYLGGPLSKADGYAFPILADLRGMCPTLVLNAEYDDLRVSGEAFAAALAAAGVDVRQVMVRSMMHGYLNLPATLGPTAAALDLIAATVGRPVPLDA from the coding sequence ATGCCGATTCATCCTGAGACCCTCCAGCGCTTCGCGCACATCGAGGGTGTTCCCAGCATGCAAGCCTTCTTCGAGGACCCCCAGTACGCCGAGCGGCGGGTCGCCTTCGAGTCCTGGCCGGACTACGAAGTCCCCGACGTCCCGGTGCGCGCGACACAGGCGCCCGGACCGCACGGTCCGGTGCCGGTACGGGTCTACGGCGAGCGTCCAGGAGCGACCGGGCGGCCCGCACTCGTGTGGATGCACGGCGGCGCCTTCATGATGGGCGACCTGGACATGCCCGAGGCGGACTGGACCTCGCGGGAGGTGGCGCGGCGCGCCGACGCGGTCGTGGTCTCGGTCGACTACAGACTGTGTCAGAACGGCGTGCACTACCCGGTGCCCCACGACGACGTCGTGGCCGCGGTGCGCTGGGTCCGCGAGAACGCGGCCGAACTGGGTGTCGACCCCGCGTGGATCTCGGTCGGCGGGGCCAGTGCCGGCGCCAACCTCGCCGCGGGAGCCGCCCTGAAGCTGCGCGACGAGGACCGCCGGCCCCCCGCCCACCTGATCTTCGCCTACGGCGTCGCGCACGCGGTGCTCCCGCCGCTCGGTCCCGAGCTGGCCGGGCTGATGAGCCACGTGCCCAAGGTGCTCCACTTCCCGCCGGAGATGCACGGCTTCTTCAATCACAACTATCTCGGTGGCCCACTCAGCAAGGCCGACGGATACGCCTTCCCGATCCTGGCCGACCTGCGAGGGATGTGCCCGACGCTGGTGCTCAACGCCGAGTACGACGACCTGAGGGTCTCCGGCGAGGCCTTCGCGGCGGCGCTCGCGGCCGCGGGCGTGGACGTGCGCCAGGTGATGGTGCGCTCGATGATGCACGGCTACCTCAATCTCCCGGCCACGTTGGGGCCGACCGCCGCAGCGCTGGACCTGATCGCAGCCACGGTCGGCCGGCCCGTGCCCCTCGACGCATGA
- a CDS encoding family 78 glycoside hydrolase catalytic domain, which yields MSAPTTPAVEHLGSPLGLGEPAPRLSWRLPEGTRTQTAYRIRAEFGGAVHDSDWVESAGTVLEAWPFDPVGSAQPVSWRVRVRTDRGESGWSAAASFETGLLAAGDWTASWIRPGEPDPLPQAPRPAYELRGRLTIRQPVRRARLYATAHGLYETFLDGVRVGDLELTPGYTHYSARVPVQAYDATPLLRPGPVTWTALLSDGWFRGQVGIFRAVDQWGERTAFLAQLHVEYADGTTEVFGTDAGWESRPSSLVRADLIDGVTDDRRATDAAGWRPVEPAGLGYETLFWSPAPPTRRIEELRPRSVVRRGDDRQLVDLGQNINGWIRLSNLGPAGGEVTLVHGEALDKDGDLTTDHLRPAVPFLPAPLPAGQVDRVISAGRPGDVFEPRHTTHGFRYVTVEGHPDDLTPEDVTGVVVHSDMRRTGWFSCSDERINRLHEAAVWSFRDNACEIPTDCPHRERAGWTGDWQLYAPTAAFLYDVAGFSAKWLGDVAIEQWPDGTIANISPHGPAEGPHGPTAPLQGSAGWGDAVVIVPWELYRAYGDERILADLWPNMVRWVGRAERMAATGRHPGRTGPEAAHERHLWDTGFHWGEWLEPGNEVDDFGAFVAADKSDVATAYFAHSAGLMARIAEVLDKPAESARYAELAARVTAAWRTEFLAADGTVRPATQANLARALTFGLIPGEAVPNAVAQLVGLVRAAGTHVGTGFLATPFLLPVLAEHGESDLAYELLFQDGPPSWLHMIDRGATTVWERWNGIADDGTPHESLNHYSKGAVISFLHRHTAGLRPLDPAYRRFRVAPLPGGGLTAASAALESPHGRIESAWQLTGGRLLLEVVVPPGTTAEIVLPNGEADVVGPGRHTFTS from the coding sequence ATGAGCGCGCCGACCACGCCGGCAGTCGAGCACCTCGGTTCTCCGCTCGGGCTCGGTGAACCCGCGCCCCGGCTGTCCTGGCGGCTCCCGGAGGGCACGCGCACGCAGACGGCGTACCGGATCCGGGCGGAGTTCGGTGGTGCCGTGCACGACTCGGACTGGGTCGAGTCCGCCGGGACCGTCCTTGAGGCATGGCCTTTCGATCCGGTCGGGTCGGCGCAGCCGGTGAGCTGGCGGGTGCGGGTGCGGACCGATCGAGGGGAGTCCGGCTGGTCTGCCGCGGCGAGCTTCGAGACGGGCCTGCTCGCCGCCGGCGACTGGACCGCTTCGTGGATCCGGCCCGGCGAACCGGACCCGCTCCCACAAGCCCCGCGCCCCGCCTATGAGTTGCGCGGTCGCCTGACCATCCGTCAGCCGGTTCGCCGCGCCCGGCTCTACGCGACCGCGCACGGTCTCTACGAGACCTTCCTCGACGGGGTCCGGGTCGGCGATCTCGAGTTGACCCCCGGGTACACGCACTACTCGGCCCGGGTGCCGGTACAGGCCTACGATGCCACTCCGCTGCTCCGGCCGGGGCCGGTCACCTGGACGGCGCTGCTCAGCGACGGCTGGTTCCGCGGCCAGGTCGGGATCTTCCGTGCGGTCGATCAGTGGGGCGAACGCACCGCGTTCCTCGCGCAGTTGCACGTGGAGTACGCCGACGGCACCACCGAAGTGTTCGGCACCGACGCGGGCTGGGAGTCACGGCCGTCGAGCCTCGTCCGCGCCGACCTGATCGACGGTGTGACCGACGACCGGCGTGCCACCGACGCGGCCGGATGGCGCCCCGTGGAGCCGGCCGGCCTCGGCTACGAGACGCTGTTCTGGTCGCCCGCGCCACCGACACGTCGCATCGAAGAACTACGCCCGAGGTCGGTGGTACGACGCGGCGACGACCGGCAACTCGTCGACCTGGGCCAGAACATCAACGGCTGGATCCGTCTGAGCAACCTCGGCCCGGCGGGCGGCGAGGTGACGCTCGTACACGGTGAGGCGCTCGACAAGGATGGCGATCTCACGACCGACCACCTCAGACCCGCGGTGCCGTTCCTGCCCGCGCCCCTTCCCGCCGGGCAGGTCGACCGCGTCATCTCCGCCGGCCGGCCCGGTGACGTGTTCGAGCCGCGGCACACGACCCACGGCTTCCGGTACGTCACCGTCGAGGGTCATCCCGACGATCTGACACCGGAGGACGTCACGGGCGTCGTGGTGCACAGCGATATGCGCCGTACCGGATGGTTCTCGTGCAGCGACGAGCGGATCAACCGGCTTCACGAGGCCGCTGTGTGGAGCTTCCGCGACAACGCCTGCGAGATCCCCACCGACTGTCCCCACCGGGAGCGGGCGGGGTGGACCGGCGACTGGCAGCTCTACGCGCCGACGGCCGCGTTCCTGTACGACGTCGCCGGATTCTCGGCCAAATGGCTGGGCGACGTCGCGATCGAGCAATGGCCCGACGGCACGATCGCCAACATCTCGCCGCACGGCCCGGCAGAGGGCCCGCACGGTCCCACCGCGCCGTTGCAGGGTTCGGCGGGCTGGGGTGACGCCGTCGTCATCGTGCCCTGGGAGCTCTACCGCGCGTACGGCGACGAGCGGATCCTGGCCGATCTGTGGCCGAACATGGTGCGCTGGGTCGGCCGCGCCGAGCGGATGGCCGCCACCGGCCGGCACCCCGGTCGCACCGGCCCCGAGGCGGCGCACGAGCGCCACCTGTGGGACACGGGCTTCCACTGGGGCGAGTGGCTGGAGCCGGGCAACGAGGTCGACGACTTCGGCGCCTTCGTGGCCGCCGACAAGAGCGATGTCGCCACGGCGTACTTCGCGCATTCGGCGGGGCTGATGGCCCGTATCGCCGAGGTGCTCGACAAGCCGGCGGAGTCGGCGCGGTACGCCGAGCTCGCCGCCCGCGTCACCGCCGCCTGGCGCACCGAGTTCCTCGCCGCCGACGGCACGGTGCGCCCGGCCACACAGGCCAACCTCGCGCGGGCGCTGACCTTCGGGCTCATTCCGGGGGAGGCCGTGCCGAACGCCGTGGCGCAGCTCGTCGGCCTCGTCCGGGCCGCGGGCACCCATGTCGGCACCGGCTTCCTGGCGACGCCCTTCCTCCTGCCGGTGCTGGCCGAACACGGCGAGTCGGATCTTGCCTACGAGCTCCTGTTCCAGGACGGTCCGCCGTCCTGGCTGCACATGATCGATCGCGGTGCGACCACGGTCTGGGAGCGCTGGAACGGGATCGCGGACGACGGCACGCCCCACGAGTCGCTCAACCACTACTCGAAGGGGGCGGTGATCAGCTTCCTCCACCGTCACACCGCGGGGCTGCGGCCCCTCGATCCGGCCTACCGCCGCTTCCGGGTGGCCCCGCTTCCCGGCGGCGGTCTCACCGCGGCCTCCGCGGCACTCGAGTCGCCCCATGGACGCATCGAGTCGGCCTGGCAGCTCACAGGCGGCCGGCTGCTTCTCGAGGTCGTCGTGCCCCCGGGCACGACCGCCGAGATCGTCCTGCCGAACGGTGAAGCAGATGTGGTCGGCCCCGGCCGGCACACCTTCACGTCCTGA
- a CDS encoding SDR family NAD(P)-dependent oxidoreductase has translation MNLPQRFTDKVVLVTGAGTGLGAEIAVRAAQEGADVAIHYRSSKAGARRTADRVEAEGRKAFLVQADIVEWAQITRMADEVWGHFGRVDVAINNVGDMASDQMSWREITEEAVDHTLAVDLKGTLVCTHEFGSRMLEQPGGGSIVNVGSTVVVRGSARAPQYAAAKYGILGITKSYAQAFAPKVRVNTFAPGFMETERMLNREDYKNGRGEKLREMTPMHHIPKPEEIAGTALLLATADAQHITGSYFVADGGYNMIGA, from the coding sequence ATGAATCTTCCGCAGCGATTCACCGACAAGGTCGTCCTGGTCACCGGTGCCGGTACCGGCCTCGGCGCCGAGATCGCCGTCCGGGCGGCCCAGGAGGGTGCCGACGTGGCGATCCACTACCGCAGCTCGAAGGCGGGCGCGCGCCGTACGGCCGACCGGGTCGAGGCCGAGGGGCGCAAGGCCTTCCTCGTCCAGGCCGACATCGTCGAATGGGCGCAGATCACGCGCATGGCCGACGAGGTGTGGGGCCACTTCGGCCGGGTCGACGTGGCGATCAACAACGTGGGCGACATGGCCAGCGACCAGATGTCGTGGCGTGAGATCACCGAGGAGGCGGTCGACCACACACTCGCCGTCGATCTCAAGGGCACCCTGGTGTGCACCCACGAGTTCGGTTCCCGGATGCTGGAGCAGCCGGGCGGCGGCTCGATCGTCAACGTGGGTTCCACGGTCGTGGTCCGTGGCAGCGCGAGGGCTCCGCAGTACGCGGCCGCGAAGTACGGCATCCTCGGCATCACCAAGTCCTACGCCCAGGCGTTCGCGCCCAAGGTCCGGGTGAACACCTTCGCGCCCGGATTCATGGAGACCGAACGCATGCTCAACCGTGAGGACTACAAGAACGGACGCGGTGAGAAGCTGCGGGAGATGACCCCGATGCACCACATCCCGAAGCCCGAGGAGATCGCCGGCACGGCGCTCCTCCTCGCGACCGCGGACGCCCAGCACATCACCGGCAGCTACTTCGTCGCCGACGGCGGCTACAACATGATCGGAGCCTGA